The sequence below is a genomic window from Amia ocellicauda isolate fAmiCal2 chromosome 6, fAmiCal2.hap1, whole genome shotgun sequence.
gcatcgtttaaatgccacggcctacctgagcattgtttctgaccatgtccatccctttatgaccaccatgtacccatcctctgatggctacttccagcaggataatgcaccatgtcacaaaggtcgaatcatttcaaattggtttcttgaacatgacaatgagttcactgtactaaactggcccccacagtcaccagatctcaacccaatagagcatctttgggatgtggtggaacgggagcttcgtgccctggatgtgcatcccacaaatctccatcaactgcaagatgctatcctatcaatatgggccaacatttctaaagaatgctttcagcaccttgttgaatcaatgccacgtagaattaaggcagttctgaaggcgaaagggggtcaaacacagtattagtttggtgttcctaataatcctttaggtgagtgtaatgtCCACACGATTGTACATAATGGGTGTAGGGTAGATAGGCTGTGTGTTGTTAATGTTTAAatggttattaaaaatataactttTGCTGGGTGCAAGAAGGAGCAATAATATATAGGAGGTATCTGTGCCAATCTGACTCCCTGTTGaatacacaaaaaatataataaaacctgacAGCTGTACGATTTTATACTCAACCTGATTATGTGAATTAATCGGTGAAGAGTTCAATTTAACCGCTGAAAAGGGCGTAGCTGGTCTCTCTAGCTCCCCAGTGCGGGTCTTTTGAGAAGATACACCAAATCCATGCAGTCAAACAGTACGTTTCAGGGTTTTTTTATGTGGTGCATTGCCAGTAGCTAAAGCAATGACaatcaattgtttttgttagagCTCAATAGAGCAATAAATCTGAATCTCCCGAAATCTCCCGAAACAGGATGACTTATTGCGATTGTAATGTCCTGCCCATAGCTCGAATTCTTCAATAAAATGGATGATGCCAGGAATTAATATACATGTCCAGTCTCTCATTTATCTCCCCACTTGTTAATCCGCCAAATTCTCAATTCCGCCAAAAATCGCCAAGAATGAATCCATGCCCATTATAAAACGACTCGGTAATGTGCCAATTCGCAAACCGCCATCCGCCAAAGAGGTCTGAATCTCAGTCCTTGTATTTAGTACTTGTTAGTCCGACAAATGATACGTCATCCAACATGAATTGACAATACtacaaaataactaaaaactaaattgtTTACTATAAACCAAACGGCATGTGCTCTCATTAATCCACCAAATTTTCACACAATGATATGCGGAAGATAAACGAGAGTGGTGTTCTTCTGTATGTAATATAACATATAACAAGAATAATATAAgtgtaatataaatatgtaggagaagtgacccaattaagcatagttggtatgtttttatttacctACCCCATTTTACACAAATAATTATTCCGAAGTGAAAGATACACAAATGTGTAACCCATTCACATTATTTTACTCAGATTTCAAGTGGCACACATACATCAAAGCAAACTCTGGCCCACATTAGATTAGACCACAGTCTGCAGCCCCACATGTTCAGCCTGATTAACCTTTTGATCATTAATAAACGGCAAGTGAACATCAAAGAAAGGGAATTTCAACTTCCCTCAGCCATCAGGCCTTGTGTGTTTGATTTCATGTCCTTCTGCTTTTTCACTTCCATTGACAGGCAGTGAAAGTTGCTGGTCAGGCACGCCAGTCAACAACAAGCTAATTTGATACCAGTAGAGGCAAAGCCAAAAGGccaaataatgcataattcaGTGTATTCTTCTTTCTAACTTGTTATGCTTGTGAGTATGCCCCTACAGTTCATTTGCTTTGAGTACAGAGAGTGGCTCATATTTTTTTAGTTCCAGTTGAAAGTATTTTACGAGAGCGTATTGGATCATCAGTTCCCATGCAGTGCTGCACGCCCCCTCGGCTGTTGTAATAACGCCGCTAACCCCCCTGAGGGAGGCGAACACACATGATGTCAGTGTTGTTCTTTTGCTCTGTAGCATAATTCATCTTTTGTAATGAAGTGATGCAGTTTCCAAACTGGTGTTGTTTGCGTTGTTGTTAAATATCTTTGCCATTCATTCATAAATGCCCTGTTCAACAgaaatcacacacacagccactctAGTAGATATACAGTTGTGTGCCTCAGTGCAGCTCATGTTTCTATGTTTCTTTCACAGGGATCATTCTCAGATCGTCCGTGTGGCTCAGCTCGGAAAACTTCATCGCCAGGATTTCAGTCACCAATACCACGGAAGTGTGGCCGGCTACGTTCTGCGTGGGCAGCGCGGTGCGTAGGATCCCCTTTTCTGTCTTTCTGGCTGGAATGAATTATCTCAGTCAAGTTAGAAATATCACTCTGTTAGCAGCAGCAGAAAGTAGGTGGAATATCTCTCCAAATTACAGCGTGACACATTCAAAAATCCACTTGTGTGAAATCAGTTCATTtcaattttattcattttatgcaACCGAATTAGCGGCATTATTACCAGGAGGAATATCACATCTATTTCCAAAATATGAATGCTGAGTTTGAGCTGAAAATGCAGAATATTATGAAGCTGTATTGACTTAACCAATCAGACCGATTGTGCTCTTTTTGCAGATGTGGATCCAGTTATTTTATAGCGCCTCTTTCTGGTGGACATTCTGTTACGCTGTGGACGTCTATTTAGTTGTTAAAAGATCAGCTGGACTAAGGTATTCCCAAGTTACCAGTGTAataaaaaaactgcttttttgTTGTATGACTGATGAGTTTTCCTGTCTTTACATGACAGCTTGCTTATTTGCTATATTGTTTTGGAGAAAACCGTGTCTCAGAAAAACGAAGGAACTGGAATTGTAACATAAAATTTGAAATTTGGTAAATGCTTAATATCATACTTCTTTATGCTTTGGCCATATCCCATTCACACCTATGAGTGGAAttgacttttttaaatgtaacccaTTTAAACTTAAGAGACAACCTTCAAAATAGTTTTCTGCTCCTGTAAATTAAAATGTCGAGGCACCCATAACCTGAATATAGAAGAATTTAGAATTCAGACCCTTCTTTTTGTTACAGAACAATATTTTCTTTACTTAAAAGCAAAATGCTGCTTATTGATCAATTTCCCAGAAGCCATTGCATCTGCAGAGGGAGGACACAGTTGATGTATTGCCTGCCTAACCTGAATGAATTTGTTTTAAGTGAAAGGAATTTGTCGACAAATACCGCTGGTTTGGCTCAATGAACAGAGCTGTACTTTTAAAAGTTGTTCAATGGACAAAGTTGTAAGTGGCCTAAAGCCAGAGTCGAGTCCTGACGTTGATTGTGTTCCTACACAAAGATGAACTCTTAGTGCCTCGCGCTCTCCTTTTTAATGCTTCACTTGTTATATCACTTTAGCTTGTTAAAATGAGCTTTAGCTTGTTAGCTTGTTTCTCATATATTTGAGAAATCTACATTGTTAGTAATACTCTCTGATGAGCAAAATACAAGTATGGTTATGACTTGTGCACTCTCGAGTTCAACAGATTCATAAAAACCTTCTCATCTTTTTAAAAGGCAATTTGAATACCTTTCTTGGCACACGTATTtgctatatataatgtatatattagacAAATATATAAAGAAGAGAATGCACAGAATCTCAGTTAATTGCAGCCCTTTTAATTGGTCCCACTTCTGTTCGACTGTTTCAGCACCATCGTGTTGTACCACATGATCACGTGGGGGCTGGCGGTCTTGCTGTGTGTGGAGGGAGTGGCGATGCTCTACTATCCTTCCATTTCAAGGTGCGTGTAATATTCAGTGCCAACGAGAAGAGCGTGAGACGGGTTTATCTCACTGCCCAGAATATCTTTCATGGTCGcactgttttatgtttttaatgtctCTCCTTCCAGCTGTGAAAACGGACTAGAACATGCCATCCCCCATTACATCACCACCTACGCGCCATTACTGCTCGTGCTAATTGTCAACCCGGTACTGTTTGGAAGGACCGTGTCAGCCGGTAAGTCAGCGTTCAGTCTGCGGTGAAGTGCGTCATGGGGGGCTGTGGCTTATTTATCACTGAGATAAAAGGCAATGGGTTTTAGACACCAAAAATCACTGTTAAATCATCGAGAAGCACTTTTTATATCCATATGTTCATGTTCAAGTCCAAGTTGATGGTATGGCTGTATTGTTCATGTAACTATACCGTTTctctacattttaaatgatctaTTGCATTTAAATATGGTTTACTTTGTGAGCTTTACAGGATTTATTGCAACTTAGAAATAAACTGTTCAATACTATTACGTAcataatgtttgttttaaaatgcctttcagGAGTGCAAATGGTAAGGAGTCATAAATATACAAGTACAGTCTGTTGACACTGTGGCACTATTCACTTGTATTGTCTCCCTGAGTTGCTGATGTCAGGGGCCTTGATCTCCAGCATGATCTCGATTGATGTCTCTGATACAATCCATGCAATCCAATGTCCccttagagcagtggttcccaaaccgtttaaaataattaaaagtctgatttaggaaattattagttcaattaagggttaaattaagtcattgagagctcagttggaacaaaaaccagcagggtagggggtcccccaggaccggtttgggaaccactgccttagagggaagggtcactgcaaatcattacagttattctgagtgatcacctttatcctatggtgacacatttctattctgatgggagtggtctcttccaggatgacaatgccccaatccacagggcacgagggtcactgaatgatgtgatgagtatgaaaatgatgtgactcatatgctatggccttcgcagtctctagatctcaacccaattgaacacctatgggagattgtggaccaacatgttagacagcgctctccaccaccatcatcaaaaccccaaatgagggaatatcttttggaagaatggtgttcatccctccagtagagtccagagactctagaatctgtgccaagagcattgaagctgttctggggcttgtggtgcccaacaccttaatgagacactttatgttggatTTTCTTTTGTCACCTGTGTGTATATCCTCGGCAAAGACAATAATCTGCTGTTACACACATGACGTGAAAACAGAAATACTCAAACTTTCTGTATCTTTTGAAGTATTACAGATCCTTTAGTTACATGGCTGAGATTTATTGTCATCCCTACAGAtttattgtgcttatatttcagtttcaagagaaccattttaaattgtgttccTTCTAAAGTCATATGAAGCGATATAGGCAAAATTAGGTGCAATTCTCCACAGGCTTGTCTTTAACATTTGACCCGTTGCGGTCCTGACAGCAGCTGTTTCATCTTCCACAGcaaagtaatttaaaattaGATTCCAGACAATACATGGAAGTGTATCCGTTTTTAATATCATGGCAATATTTGAATTTCATGACCACACAGTGTGCAATGCCGTGAATCTGTGATATTAATTATATGGCAGAGAAATCAGATTACGTGACACCATGTCAGTCCCTCTCCAGCAATGTGATTCATGTTCTCAACACATATCTCGgtggttattttatattttattttgctttcatgTCTTCGATGCAGTTACATCACTACTGAAAGGAAGACAGGGGATATACACAGAGAACGAGAGACGACTGGGAACAGAGATAAAAACACGATTCTTCAAAATCAtgcttgtttttgtaatttggTAAGAGtcatgcttattttatttcctccttTTGAAGGGATTTTAATTTTCcataattaaaaagtaattggATCATATGTATactctatctgtctatctctaTCGATCCTTTGCTGAGAATAAAGAttgttgaacagacagatgataaaaagagaataacCTTATGTAATGGATACCCTTGCAAGTCAGAATGGGCCACAATGTTGAAAGACACTTCTACAGTGATAACAAAATGATAACCCCACTAACCCGAAAAGGGCTCAAGAGAAACAAAAGTCAATATTTAAAACTCCATTAGTCTTACCAACTTTTAAATCTGGGATATTTGCAACACGAAGGGTTGAATTCTCTTAAGAATGAACCTAAATGGGCAGGTTGTACATATATACCTTATATTTGTAgggaatacatttatatgcacactttaaactttcaataaagaataaaacacTTTGCCCTGCATATCAATACCTCCTGAACAGGGCCAGATGCATGACAATTGACTTTGTGTTTACTGTGTCAAACCAATCTATTTTCTAACGGCCCTAATCAATAAACCCTCCCGGTGCCTGAGAACCGATGCACAACTTTCCTGAAGGATGTCTTAGCCGTGTAAATGTGACCTTCTTCTCATTATTATACTAAATCTAAACGCAAATCCATGTACTACTCGATGGCACTTTCAAGGCATCATATCACAGCTGTCCTGTCGGAACTCTTGTGCTTTAGAATCATAGCTGTTTCTGCAAAAAGCCTTTACTTAACAAACCAGATCAATACCATCACCTAGATAGTCTGCTTTTGTATGATAAGATACAAGGGCTTTCACAGTAACATGTAAAGGAAAACGTGTTTTGCTTTGGCTGCAGACTCTTCTGTTACGGTACCTGCTTTAACAGCAGTCGTAGAAAAATTGATACATATTGGTATTCATAAAATCGCTATTAATACGACGCTGAGaaacaaaatgttgatttacatcATAACTGACACTCTGAATACATTGTGTATCATGTTTGTACTTAATGACAATTTTTTTCAGCAGAAACGTTATTGAAATCAACCTTTCCAACACTATGAGGAAACCTGGTTTGTATTGAGTCTCATGGATCAGTGTGTAACTCATTATTGTTATAAGAGATTGCCTTTGACGAGTCCACTCACattgacacacaacacaataacTCTAATAACTCTAATACATTAAATGATTATGTCATTAGGAGAACGTAGCAGGCACAATCAAAACCTGTTTGAAATTCACAGTTGGCTGCCAAACCTGATCAACGAGAGCCTTCTGTTTTATCTGGAGATGCAGGCCGACATCAAAGCCAGTCACCTCAAGAATGTGAGAAACGCTGCCCTGATCACATGGTTTATAATGGTgagtttgtgtatgtttttttcataTTGTCACCAGTTTACGTTAGTGTCAGTGCTAGGGTTGTGTTTAGGCTTCAGATTGTGGTGTTGGGTACGGCTGGGGATACATGAGTTGGGACTTCAAGCCTTAAGTCTCCCCACATCCTCCAATTATCTGGACTTAGTTTATTCAGTAGAGATGCTAATGAAACGCTAATTAACACTAATGGCGGTGTGTGTTCGGATCCTCTTACCTTGATCTATGACAACTCCTGACCAGACCTCCGACATCACAGTGACATCAGTGTACCGCGTGCGTCTCGTCTCTCCCCAGGGGATCCTCAACCCCATGCAGGGCTTCCTCAACACCCTGGCGTTCCATGGCTGGACCGGCTTCGACGTCGACCTGAGCGTCCAGCGCCGCCGGGAGATCCCCTGGGACTCAGCCTCCACGTCGGCCGCAGCGGCGGGTGCCTACAACCCCACCGTGGGCTCCTCGCTCAACTACC
It includes:
- the gpr143 gene encoding G-protein coupled receptor 143, whose amino-acid sequence is MRLKKEGGSYNTLIRPTLSAMASPRLETYCCPNRDESTGYVVNFQPRFFSAICVGSGSVSLVLAVLQILPKRLRGYRRLGQYPLPKPASSARILLIISLCDVLGCAGIILRSSVWLSSENFIARISVTNTTEVWPATFCVGSAMWIQLFYSASFWWTFCYAVDVYLVVKRSAGLSTIVLYHMITWGLAVLLCVEGVAMLYYPSISSCENGLEHAIPHYITTYAPLLLVLIVNPVLFGRTVSAVTSLLKGRQGIYTENERRLGTEIKTRFFKIMLVFVICWLPNLINESLLFYLEMQADIKASHLKNVRNAALITWFIMGILNPMQGFLNTLAFHGWTGFDVDLSVQRRREIPWDSASTSAAAAGAYNPTVGSSLNYQGYVQEAKKGMNGNGQQASDAISVLSEGSESSTVEIHISSELRDFEGIDADGESMENSEKH